DNA from Solanum stenotomum isolate F172 chromosome 3, ASM1918654v1, whole genome shotgun sequence:
TTTATTTTATCAAGTCATCTCTCCGCCAAAGCTGGATTGAAGAAATGGACATAAAATGAGTTGGCAAGCTACTGAGGAAACTATTCATCAAGGATATCTAACCCCTTTATCAGTTGTGCTCATTATTGCTGTGAATTATGAAAGCCATTTTCATTTTCGAACAAAGCCTGTAAAATTGgagaataaaatgaaataaaaaccAGAAAAAACCAAAGAATGATACTAGATAGCAAGAGAGTGTATAAGAGAAATGCAGAACAGGAGGTGAAAACTGAAAAGCATATATAATGCATTTTCCTTCCCCTTTGAATAAACGCATAGTTTGGTCACAAACACACTTGCGAAAAAGGCCTAAACCTAAGCAGCCACATATAAGTATTGTTTGATAGCAAGAACCAAAACTAGGCATTTGTAAAAAAATGTGTTCTTTGATCCATCATAGCAGCAGGTTCAACTTTCAGCACAAAGTGTTACTGCTGTTACACTCAAACTAAAAACTCCCATTCCATGGCAATATTTCATACTTCACAAGCTATATTAGCATCTACATTTCAGCTTAATTCTCGATTCCATTAAATTGAACCAACTATCAAACACAtatctttttttagtttttgttttgagAAATGGACATTCAACCAATTATCGTAACATATAATAATCCGTGATCTAAACTTCTCACTGAAACGCATATACAAGGCAATAAAATGAATGAGATAGGTAGACAAAATCTAACCTTGACGGATCCCCATGAGCAGCCAACCAAGGCTCCACCAACGATGCTCCAAACGCATCAGCTATATGCCCATACGTATCAGATTTCTTCAAATCCGTCCCTCCACCACGTCTGCTCCCAACCGACTTACTACATTCAGCTAAATTAACCTGTTTGGCCAGCCAATGCAGCACCTTCAATCCATCCTCAAACGCAGCTGGATACCGATCCTCAGGTGCTAACCTGTATCCAACAGCTAAAACAATAACATCACAAAGCTTAGCTATCCTTCTACAAAACAAATCATTCGCAGTCGAATCGTTACTCCCACTCACAAACCCCCCACCATGAAATTGCAACATTACTGGTAACTTCCTACAGTTTTTTCCAGTAACAGGAGAATACCCTCTATAAACCCCATTTTCAGATTTCAAACCAAGATCATCAGCAACAGAACCAAGACTACTTCTCCTATGATTAAACCCATTCTTCTGAACATGTGTCTGATTCCCATAGCTATTTCGGCGTAAAAGCCCCTGATTCGAGTCAGATCCAGACACCCTAATCCTCGATTTCGATTTCAGATCAGATTCATGAGAACCCAGACAAGTTTCAGGGAGAAAGATCCGAATTGAAACAGAAGTCCCTGGATCTACATGTAAATCTTTGGTTGCAACACCATCAGTGAATAAAGGATTGGAAGCAGCAATGGATTCTTCATTGGGTCGAGATGTTACACCAAAATGCTGTGACCCATTAATGGTGTCATCGATTTGAATTCGGTTCTGCAACCGATGCTTTAAcataaatttgaagaaaacaCTGTATAATTTCACAGCCACGCTTGGCATTTCATTcaaaaaaacacacaaaatcaagaaagaagCAAAATTTGTATAGCTAAAATGATGAAAATACCATTGTATTTGATATGTATTACATTGAAATGAAGAAGATAATTTAGGGTTTAAGGATTAAGAAGATGGATTGTGATTAAGGAAAAGGTATTAGAGATTTCTTGATTCAATTGGAGAAAAAGAtccaatttttaattttctaatttctttttgtgttctaagtttttctttttcttatttcccAATGATAATCAATCATAGTCCATATtgagctgttttttttttttaaaaaaaaaaaaacttttaaattttggccTTTCAAGTTGAGGGGATGTAATTAGTTAaatgattatttaaaaaaaaaaaaaaaactaagacgATTAATTTAGCTAGTatgtattcttaaaaaaaattagttgtaaataagagtaaatatttttatcaaggGGTAAGCATTCTCGCTTATGGCCTTGTGTAATCGTCGATCTTCTTTAGCCTTTCCTTGTCGTTTTTGGTGAAACTGTAAGTTCATGAGCTGGTGAATAAATGAAACGTATTTTTAATGGGTGCTTCAGGGATTCCACACCTTTTAAACGTCCTCACACGCTTAAGCGACGTGAGATCACATTTTGTGTCATGTCAGTCAACAATGTTTAAAAGGTACAAATTATGGGTGGTTCAAAGATTTAATAGGAAAATGACGTAGTTGAGATACCTGAGGGGAAAAATCCAACAAGTTTAGGGGCATGTTTATGTGTTCAACAGTTCAaccttatttttgttatatgtttcttcttcttttttccgcATGAGATCAATAAGTAATAAGTAACATAGGAGAGCTCTATGTTACTTTGCCtagtttctttcttatactatgtcatttacttaatttttaccTAAATAAAATACACAAGTTATAGAATTATAAATAATGCGGATAAATTATCTAGTTATAAAATACATAAGAGAATAATTGAACAAATTGTGAGGTGGATGTACTCGCGTGACACAGCGGATTCGTGCGTCGGTGTTAGTAAATTGAGCTATTATTATTTGGGTGTAGGGTAGATTTGTCTtcaactttatattttatagtgcttattaattatttttttacatttaaagatAACAAAGcatttgaaaaacaaaataccTCCAAAATAGTAGtattacaatattattatttttttggtttttttttattgggcttcgattaaattcaaattcacgCTCAAAATCGTCACACATTTTGGCAGTTGAGAACAGTGTTAACAAAGACGACTGCATGTTTAAATGCATAAAGGATGTAAAGTG
Protein-coding regions in this window:
- the LOC125859903 gene encoding probable carboxylesterase 11 — its product is MPSVAVKLYSVFFKFMLKHRLQNRIQIDDTINGSQHFGVTSRPNEESIAASNPLFTDGVATKDLHVDPGTSVSIRIFLPETCLGSHESDLKSKSRIRVSGSDSNQGLLRRNSYGNQTHVQKNGFNHRRSSLGSVADDLGLKSENGVYRGYSPVTGKNCRKLPVMLQFHGGGFVSGSNDSTANDLFCRRIAKLCDVIVLAVGYRLAPEDRYPAAFEDGLKVLHWLAKQVNLAECSKSVGSRRGGGTDLKKSDTYGHIADAFGASLVEPWLAAHGDPSRCVLLGVSCGGNIADYVARKAVEAGKLLDPVKVVAQVLMYPFFIGSVPTHSEIKLANSYFYDKTLCTLAWKLFLPEGEFDLDHPAANPLTPGRGPPLKRMPPTLTVIAEHDWMRDRAIAYSEELRKVNVDAPVLEYKDAVHEFATLDMLLKTPQAQACAEDIAIWVKKYISLRGHEFSY